The following proteins are encoded in a genomic region of Planococcus lenghuensis:
- a CDS encoding GNAT family N-acetyltransferase, which yields MGNNPEKKYLSLAAYFRNAVNNRIILTFQEIEQIIGHQLPNAAYLNKSWWKKTKPPAKHFHAWTRAGYAVEDVEPGGRVIFVRTDDSQRQPGQTGGLERDTVLVRSAEPDDARSVIDLQRRVEAASSYMLYSRDERNTSTQNMRKQLAEWKKSGTSLVLIAILNGRQAGYLFFIGNSAKRAAHRAAIVVGVLPEFQGRGIGQALLKKAEESASHRQVSRLELTVAAENKAAIHLYEKAGYMVEGTRRHALLIDGQLQDELYMAKLLD from the coding sequence ATGGGGAATAACCCTGAGAAAAAGTATCTATCGCTGGCCGCTTATTTCCGAAATGCCGTTAATAACAGAATTATTCTAACATTTCAGGAAATTGAACAGATTATCGGACACCAATTGCCCAATGCCGCTTATTTAAATAAAAGCTGGTGGAAGAAAACAAAACCACCTGCGAAACATTTTCATGCATGGACCCGTGCCGGATATGCAGTCGAAGACGTGGAGCCAGGCGGGCGTGTTATTTTTGTCCGGACAGATGATTCGCAGCGTCAGCCGGGACAGACAGGTGGACTTGAACGGGATACGGTTCTTGTTCGTTCTGCCGAACCGGACGATGCCAGATCGGTCATCGACCTGCAGCGGAGAGTAGAAGCTGCCTCTTCCTATATGCTGTACAGCCGCGACGAACGCAATACGTCTACTCAAAACATGCGAAAGCAGCTGGCGGAATGGAAAAAAAGCGGTACCTCTTTGGTGCTGATCGCAATCCTGAACGGACGCCAGGCCGGTTACCTCTTCTTTATAGGCAATTCAGCCAAACGCGCTGCTCATCGTGCAGCTATTGTCGTCGGTGTCCTTCCGGAATTCCAGGGTCGCGGCATTGGACAGGCATTGCTGAAAAAAGCGGAGGAAAGCGCTTCTCACAGGCAGGTAAGCCGGCTGGAATTGACCGTAGCTGCAGAAAATAAAGCAGCCATCCATTTGTATGAAAAGGCCGGATATATGGTAGAAGGCACACGCCGGCATGCCCTCTTGATTGATGGTCAGCTGCAGGATGAGCTTTATATGGCAAAGTTGCTGGATTAA
- a CDS encoding DNA-3-methyladenine glycosylase has translation MFEPVPESFFEAPTLELSRDLLGQLVVHETEQGIVAGRIVETEAYMGVEDRAAHSFGGRRTRRTEIMYGRPGLVYTYQMHTHTLLNVVAGPVDTPRAILIRAVEPVEGTEIMAERRGHMPIKQWTSGPGKLTKAMGITMKYYGHHFTECPLIIAKGEPVWEVEAGPRVGIQNTGEAVHYPYRFFEKGNPFVSKYR, from the coding sequence ATGTTTGAACCAGTACCGGAATCTTTTTTTGAGGCACCGACGCTTGAGCTGTCCCGGGATCTCTTGGGACAGCTGGTCGTCCATGAAACCGAGCAGGGAATAGTAGCCGGCCGGATTGTTGAAACGGAAGCATATATGGGCGTCGAAGACCGGGCGGCGCACAGCTTCGGCGGAAGAAGGACGAGACGTACAGAAATCATGTATGGCCGGCCGGGTCTCGTCTATACGTATCAAATGCACACCCACACGCTTCTTAACGTGGTCGCTGGCCCGGTGGATACACCTCGTGCGATTCTGATCAGGGCGGTTGAACCGGTCGAAGGAACGGAAATCATGGCAGAACGCCGCGGCCATATGCCGATAAAGCAATGGACAAGCGGGCCTGGGAAGCTCACGAAAGCGATGGGGATTACCATGAAATACTATGGCCATCATTTTACAGAGTGTCCGCTCATTATTGCAAAAGGCGAGCCGGTATGGGAAGTGGAGGCCGGACCGCGTGTCGGCATCCAAAATACCGGTGAAGCGGTGCATTATCCGTACCGTTTTTTTGAAAAAGGAAATCCATTTGTTTCCAAATACCGATGA
- a CDS encoding type 1 glutamine amidotransferase domain-containing protein: MAKIATLITDLFEDVEYTDPAKAFTDAGHEVVTIEKEAGKEVKGKQGDATVAIDKSIDDVNPEDFDALFIPGGFSPDQLRVDDRFVQFAKSFMDSDKPVLAICHGPQLLITAKSLEGRTATGYKSIQVDMEYAGAKVKDQEVVTCCNQLVTSRQPDDIPAFNKEALNVLEKVGVASSK, translated from the coding sequence GTGGCTAAAATTGCAACTCTTATAACGGATCTGTTCGAAGATGTGGAATACACGGACCCGGCTAAAGCATTTACAGATGCAGGACATGAAGTGGTTACCATTGAAAAAGAAGCGGGCAAAGAAGTGAAAGGCAAGCAGGGAGATGCCACCGTCGCCATTGATAAAAGTATTGACGATGTAAACCCTGAAGATTTCGATGCACTGTTCATTCCTGGCGGTTTCTCGCCGGACCAGTTGCGCGTGGATGACCGGTTTGTGCAGTTTGCGAAATCATTTATGGACAGCGACAAACCGGTGCTGGCCATCTGTCACGGACCGCAATTGCTGATCACAGCCAAATCCCTGGAAGGACGCACAGCAACCGGATATAAATCCATTCAAGTGGACATGGAATATGCCGGCGCAAAAGTGAAGGACCAGGAAGTTGTCACTTGCTGCAATCAGCTCGTTACAAGCCGGCAGCCCGACGATATTCCGGCGTTCAATAAAGAAGCACTGAACGTGCTTGAAAAAGTTGGAGTGGCTTCAAGTAAATAA
- a CDS encoding FMN-dependent NADH-azoreductase: protein MNVLIVKANNRPASEGVSSRMYDVFMDNVTTDVNVKTFDVYKEDMPYFGQDFFNAMQKSAQAEELSDIEQRILTASNKALDLFMEADMVVFAFPLWNKTIPAPLQTFIDYVYRAGVTFKYTEEGPEGLVPEKKVLILNARGGVYSTPEMAPFEMSVNYVRQIMEFFGIKTIEEVIIEGHNQYPDRADEIVAEGMEKVAETARNLTAIGTK from the coding sequence ATGAACGTTTTAATCGTGAAAGCAAATAACCGTCCGGCATCTGAAGGAGTTTCCAGCAGAATGTACGACGTGTTCATGGATAATGTAACAACAGACGTGAACGTAAAGACATTCGATGTATATAAAGAGGATATGCCTTACTTCGGCCAAGACTTTTTCAATGCGATGCAAAAGTCTGCACAGGCAGAAGAATTAAGCGATATTGAACAGCGCATCCTGACAGCATCCAACAAAGCTTTGGATCTGTTCATGGAAGCGGATATGGTAGTCTTTGCGTTCCCGCTGTGGAATAAGACGATTCCTGCTCCTCTTCAGACATTCATCGACTACGTCTACCGGGCCGGCGTCACTTTCAAATATACAGAGGAAGGTCCGGAAGGTCTTGTCCCTGAAAAGAAAGTTCTTATTTTGAATGCACGCGGCGGTGTTTATTCGACACCTGAAATGGCACCATTCGAAATGAGCGTCAATTATGTCCGGCAGATCATGGAATTCTTCGGCATTAAGACTATTGAAGAAGTGATCATTGAAGGGCATAACCAGTATCCGGATCGTGCAGATGAAATCGTTGCAGAAGGTATGGAAAAAGTGGCGGAAACAGCGCGTAACCTGACGGCGATAGGAACGAAATAA
- a CDS encoding manganese-dependent inorganic pyrophosphatase: MSKVLVLGHKNPDTDTIASAIAYAYLKEKMGMDTEAVRLGEINNETAYALDKFGYGAPRLVSRVSEEVKQVILVDHNERQQSADDIQEVQVIEVVDHHRISNFETADPLYFRAEPVGCTATILLKLYKENSVEIPQEIAGLMLSAIISDSLLFKSPTCTDQDIQAAKELAEIAGVDAEDYGLAMLKAGADLSNKTLEELISLDSKEFEAAGKRFEVAQVNAIDTDDVMNRQKELEPLLERTIADKGLDLFVFVATDILNSNSTALVLGKEADTAAQAFRTELQDNRLEMPGVVSRKKQIIPVITEAFKG, translated from the coding sequence ATGTCAAAAGTATTAGTGTTGGGTCATAAGAATCCGGATACGGATACCATTGCATCTGCAATTGCATATGCATATCTTAAAGAGAAAATGGGAATGGATACAGAAGCGGTTCGACTTGGGGAAATTAATAATGAAACTGCCTATGCACTTGATAAATTCGGTTACGGGGCACCGCGGCTCGTCAGCCGGGTGTCCGAAGAAGTAAAACAAGTGATCCTGGTTGATCACAATGAGCGCCAGCAAAGTGCAGATGATATTCAGGAAGTGCAGGTCATTGAAGTGGTCGACCACCACCGGATTTCAAATTTTGAAACAGCAGATCCGCTTTATTTCCGCGCTGAGCCTGTTGGCTGCACGGCTACCATTTTACTGAAACTCTATAAGGAGAACAGCGTGGAAATCCCGCAGGAAATTGCAGGTCTCATGCTGTCTGCCATTATTTCCGATTCCCTGCTGTTCAAATCACCGACCTGCACGGACCAGGATATACAGGCTGCAAAAGAACTGGCGGAAATCGCGGGTGTGGATGCGGAAGATTATGGTCTTGCCATGCTGAAAGCGGGAGCCGATCTTAGCAATAAAACGCTGGAAGAGCTCATCTCGCTTGATTCAAAGGAATTTGAGGCAGCCGGCAAGCGATTCGAAGTGGCGCAGGTTAACGCGATCGATACGGATGATGTAATGAATCGTCAGAAAGAGCTTGAACCATTGCTGGAACGTACGATCGCCGATAAGGGGCTTGATCTGTTCGTGTTTGTCGCAACGGATATCCTGAACAGCAATTCCACTGCACTTGTGCTTGGAAAAGAGGCGGACACGGCCGCTCAGGCCTTCCGTACTGAACTTCAAGATAACCGGTTGGAAATGCCGGGTGTTGTTTCCCGTAAAAAGCAAATCATTCCGGTGATCACTGAAGCCTTTAAAGGCTGA
- a CDS encoding long-chain fatty acid--CoA ligase, producing the protein MMQAPLLLSSFVKRAEQYFPEKLIISRTGEQTHRIPYRDFAKRTRQLANALTKLGMRRGTKVGTFGWNHHRHLEAYFGVPGAGAVLHMINIRLSPEHILYVINHAEDEILLVDRDLLPLIERIAPQLKTVKHIVVMKDGTDLPTTGLKNIHSYEALVTAELDDYVFPEDLDENAPAGMCYTSATTGNPKGVVYSHRGIVLHSLALGMADSMGLSERDIALSVVPMFHANAWGLPFAGVLFGTTQVLPGPGFTPALLLDLIEQEKVTLTAGVPTIWLGVLKELETNPRDLSSLRMIICGGSASPKGLIRAFEEKYNIPFLTGYGMTETTPLVSLAVLTSANEEASGDERIDLRSLAGLPMPGLEVRIVNENGIVPWDGQTMGELNVKGPWIADEYYRDDRTAEAFRDGWLYTGDIAVMTPDGYIKLMDRTKDLIKSGGEWISSVDLENALMTHEAVFEAAVVAVPHEKWQERPLACVVLKEGYEETDEMKAELLQYLENQFAKWWVPDDVVFLKEVPKTSVGKFLKAALRKELDGYYQGV; encoded by the coding sequence ATGATGCAGGCACCCTTGCTGTTATCGTCGTTTGTTAAGAGAGCTGAGCAGTACTTTCCCGAAAAACTGATCATTTCAAGAACCGGGGAACAGACCCATCGCATTCCGTACAGGGATTTCGCCAAACGCACCCGTCAGCTTGCGAACGCATTGACCAAACTCGGTATGAGGCGGGGAACAAAAGTCGGCACATTCGGCTGGAATCACCACCGCCATCTGGAAGCCTATTTCGGTGTGCCGGGTGCTGGAGCGGTACTGCACATGATCAACATCCGGCTGTCTCCGGAACATATCCTATACGTCATCAACCATGCAGAAGACGAGATTCTGCTGGTTGATCGTGATCTGCTGCCGCTCATTGAGCGGATTGCGCCGCAATTAAAGACAGTAAAGCATATTGTTGTCATGAAAGACGGTACTGACTTGCCGACCACCGGATTAAAGAATATCCATTCTTATGAGGCGCTGGTGACAGCGGAGCTGGATGATTACGTATTTCCGGAAGACCTGGACGAAAACGCACCTGCCGGCATGTGCTATACATCTGCCACAACCGGCAATCCGAAAGGGGTTGTCTACTCGCATCGCGGCATCGTGCTGCATAGCCTGGCACTCGGAATGGCGGATTCAATGGGGCTGTCTGAGCGGGACATTGCGTTATCGGTTGTGCCGATGTTCCATGCAAATGCCTGGGGACTGCCGTTTGCCGGTGTGCTGTTCGGCACCACACAAGTGCTGCCGGGTCCTGGATTCACACCGGCATTGCTGCTGGATCTGATCGAGCAGGAAAAAGTGACGCTGACCGCAGGTGTACCGACCATCTGGCTGGGCGTACTGAAAGAACTTGAAACGAACCCGCGGGATCTCAGTTCGCTCCGCATGATTATTTGCGGCGGTTCGGCATCACCGAAAGGCCTGATCCGGGCTTTTGAAGAAAAATACAATATCCCATTCCTGACCGGGTATGGTATGACGGAAACGACACCGCTTGTCAGTCTAGCTGTGCTGACATCAGCGAACGAAGAGGCATCCGGCGATGAGCGGATTGATCTCCGGTCCCTGGCAGGGCTGCCGATGCCGGGACTTGAAGTGCGGATCGTCAATGAAAATGGGATAGTTCCGTGGGACGGTCAGACAATGGGTGAGCTGAACGTAAAAGGCCCATGGATTGCCGACGAGTACTACCGGGATGATCGGACAGCGGAAGCTTTCCGGGACGGCTGGCTCTATACAGGGGATATCGCAGTCATGACGCCGGATGGCTACATCAAGTTAATGGACCGGACGAAAGACTTGATCAAAAGCGGTGGGGAATGGATTTCATCAGTTGATCTGGAAAATGCATTGATGACCCATGAAGCGGTATTTGAAGCCGCGGTGGTTGCTGTTCCGCATGAAAAATGGCAGGAGCGGCCGCTTGCCTGCGTTGTACTGAAAGAAGGTTATGAAGAAACTGATGAAATGAAAGCCGAGCTTCTTCAATACCTGGAGAACCAATTTGCCAAATGGTGGGTGCCGGATGACGTCGTGTTCCTGAAAGAAGTGCCAAAGACATCCGTCGGCAAATTCCTTAAAGCCGCGCTCCGGAAAGAACTGGACGGCTACTATCAAGGAGTATGA
- a CDS encoding DsbA family oxidoreductase, whose product MKIDIWSDYVCPFCYINKKRLEEAIKRTGFEKSTDIEYKAFQLDPDALPASSETGIERLARKQGVSQEEAGKIAEDLNAQAKTVGLKFNFDEMTTVNTFDAHRLAKWSAIRRKRKEFDNHVFDTYFSEGRKIGVEEVLINIAKEVDLPWYEAEKVLRSDEFKEDVLDDIRQARRLGITGIPFIVLNGKYSVSGAQPAEVLEDIIRKVAKEEGLTPVLHPILEEEQQAGADRKCGM is encoded by the coding sequence ATGAAAATAGATATTTGGTCAGATTACGTATGTCCGTTTTGCTACATTAATAAAAAAAGACTGGAAGAAGCGATCAAGAGAACCGGTTTCGAGAAAAGCACGGATATTGAATACAAGGCCTTTCAACTGGATCCCGATGCACTGCCGGCATCCAGTGAGACCGGAATTGAGCGGCTGGCCAGAAAGCAGGGCGTTTCACAGGAGGAAGCCGGAAAGATCGCAGAAGATCTTAATGCTCAAGCGAAGACGGTGGGTCTTAAATTCAATTTCGATGAAATGACGACGGTTAATACTTTCGATGCTCACCGGCTTGCAAAATGGTCAGCTATCCGGCGCAAACGGAAAGAGTTCGATAATCATGTTTTTGATACTTACTTTTCAGAGGGCCGGAAAATCGGCGTGGAAGAAGTGCTTATTAATATCGCGAAAGAAGTAGATCTGCCCTGGTATGAAGCGGAAAAAGTGCTTCGGTCAGATGAGTTCAAAGAAGACGTTCTGGATGATATCCGGCAGGCGCGTCGTCTTGGCATCACTGGCATCCCTTTTATTGTCCTGAACGGCAAATACTCGGTTTCAGGGGCACAGCCTGCTGAAGTGCTTGAGGATATCATCCGAAAAGTGGCGAAGGAAGAAGGGTTGACACCGGTTCTGCATCCTATCTTGGAAGAAGAGCAGCAAGCGGGTGCTGACCGGAAATGTGGTATGTAA